CGCCGAAAGCGTGACCGTCGTCGACCTCGAGGCGGGGGCCGTCGATCGCGAGCTCGACGTCGGTGGACGGTCGATCTCGGGCGCGTGGGGGCCCGCCCGCGAAAAGCTCTACGTGCCAGTACAGACGGCGAATCGCGTCGCAGTGATCGATCACGCGCAGCGAGACGTCGCTACGACCATCGACGCGGGCGAATCGCCGACGGGTGCGGTCGCCGGAACCGTCCGTCCGGATACCGATGCGAGCCAGCGGCTCCTCGGGTCGCTCTCGACCCTCGGCGTCGACGTGGGCGAGCAGGAGATGGCGTTCTGTCCGGAGGGAAACTGTTACTGCGGGTGAGACCGCCCGCGCCGGAAAAGCAGGCCCGAAGTGCTACTGGCGTTGGGTCGAACGGTCCGATCCGATCTGGGCGAGCACGAGCCGTTTACAGCCCAGCAGGAGCTCCCGCAAAACGGGCACACCGTCGTAGACCCACAGCAGAAACGCGAACACGGCGAGTCCGAACTGGAACCAGACGTACGTCGACACGTCCCCGGCGAGCAACTCCCCCAGATAGCGGCCGAACAGCAGCGCGAACGACTCGAGGAAGCCCCGATTGAGGGAGCCCGCGGGGACGGTTGCAACCGGCCAGAGCACGATTTCGACGTAGAAGACACCCTCGTTGACGTAGGAGTAGAGGATGTCGGCCGGGAGGTGCAACAGGTAGCCGACTCCGAACGCGAGGCCGGTTCGCGGGCTGGCTCCCGCGTGCGCGATCGTTCCGACAACGATCGAAAGCGGAACGGCAAAAAACACCGAGTGTCCGAGGGCGTGCCCGGCGTCGAAGACGCCGAACTCCCACGCGAGCGGTTTGTCGATCACGTCCGGAAGGACCGATGCGAAGACGACCGCGAACGCGTCGAGTCCCCCGGGCGAGTCCCGGAATGCGAGGTGACAGAACAGTGAATAGGCGAGATAGCCGACGATCGCGTGTTCCCACGGCCACATAAATCAGTGATTCAGTGGACGGTGAATAGTTATATAGGGCTTGTCACTCCCGATCGAGCGGATCGAACCGCATTCGAGACCGGGCGAACGACGGCCAGCAGCGACGAATGGGCGAGAACAACGGCGGTAGTGACTGCGTATGATCGAGTAGAGACGGTACGATCCGGCCGGAATGATCGACTCGAAGCCGAGTTCGATGTCACCGGCGCGGTACTCGCCTGTAGGGTCGCCGTCGGCGAGTCGCGGTGCCCGGACGACAGTCCTCGAGATCGGTTCGTTTCACGCGGTCGCCGTGAGCGGCGGCGTCTCCGCGGGCGACTCTCGCGAAGCGTTTCAGTAATACGCTCATTACGCACCCGCCGAGCGAGAGGGCGTCCCCGGTGAGCGGAGCGGAGTCGGTCGCGAGCCTGAGACCGGTGTCCTCGCGTTCGAAATTCGAAGTTGCGATGTGACGGCGACTCACAGATATATCCGCGTGGTCGCCCTAGCACGACTGTGACCGAGTACGCAATCGAGGCCCGCGACGTGGCGGTGACGTACGCGGATGGGACCGAAGCCGTCCGTGGCGTCGACCTCCTCGTCGAGACGGGGGAGTTCTTCGGGTTCCTGGGGCCGAACGGCGCGGGCAAGACGACGATGATCAAGACGCTCGTGACGCTGTTGCGACCGACCGACGGCTCGGTGACGGTGAACGGGTTCGATGCCGTTGCGGAGCCACGGAGCGTGCGTGCGACGGTCGGATACATGGCTCAAGAGACGAGCGTCGATCCGGAGTTGACGGCTCGAGAGAACCTTCGGTTCGCCTGCGACGCCTACGGTGTTCCGCGAGGGGAACGGAGCGACCGGATCGACGAGCTACTCGCGCTCGTCGAGTTGACCGACGTCGCGGACAAAGTCGCGGACGATTTCTCCGGCGGGATGAAAAAGCGCCTCGACGCGGCGACCGCGCTCGTCCACCGGCCGCCGCTGGTGTTCCTGGACGAACCGACGACCGGCCTCGATCCGGCCGCGCGAAACCGGCTCTGGGAGTACTTCCGGCGGATCAACGACGAAGGGACGACCGTCTTCCTGACGACGCAGTACCTGGAGGAGGCCGACCAGTTGTGCGATCGGCTGTCGGTCATTCAGGACGGCGCGGTCGTCGCGGAGGGCACGCCAGAGACCCTGAAGCGTCGCGTCGGCGGCGAGATCCTCGCCGTCGAACTCGCGGACCCAGAAACGAGCGATCGTGCCGTCGCGATCGCGCGCGAGGAAGGGGTGTTCGCGGACGGGGCGACGATCGAGCCGACCGAGGTCGGGCTCGCGGTGACGGCGCGCGACGCGCGAACGCGCGGAACGGATCTGTTGGTCGCCCTCCGCGACGCCGGCATCGACGTGACGGGATTCGATGTCCGGGCACCGACGCTCGACGACGTATTCCTCGCGGTGACCGACGACCGGAGCGGGGGCGAATCCACGTCGGCCGACGCCGCTCCGATCGAGACGGTCGGGAACGGCGGCGACTCGAGCGGCAGTGATGGGCGAACGGGACCCGGGGAAACGGGGGGAAAGCGATGAGTACGCCGAGTGTCGACCGTCACGGAGGGAGCTTCGCGAGCGACGTGTGGGTCACGTTCGTTCGGTGGACGATCAAGTCCGTCCGGAACCCGTTCGTGCTCGTCGTCTCCCTCGTGCAGCCGATCATCTTCCTCGTCCTGTTTACGCAAGTGTTCGGCGGCGTCGCGACGAGCGCGCTCGAGGGTGTGAGCTACGAGACGTACCTCGTCCCGGCGATCGTGATTCAGGTGGCGCTCGTCGCGGCCGCAACGTCGGGGATCGGGCTGGTCAACGATATCGAGAACGGCATGTTCGAGAAGACGCTGGTGAGTCCGATGAACCGCAGCGCCGTCTTTCTGGGCAAGACGCTGGCCGAAGTCGTGCGTATCGTCGTGCAGGTCGTGATCGTACTCGGACTGGGCGTGCTACTAGGGGCGGAAATCGCGACCGGGCTGGTCGGCGCGGTCGCGATCACGGGCATCTGTGTCCTGTTTTCGGTCTGGTTCACCGCGTTCTCGAACGTGCTTGCCGTCGTGACCCGCGACGAGGAGTCCACGATCATCGGCGCGAACCTGCTCCAGCTCCCGTTGCTGTTCGTCTCGAGCGCGTTCCTTCCGCTGCCGGCGCTGCCGGAGTGGATTCAGACTGTCGCGACGTTCAACCCGATCACCTACGGCGTCGACGCCGCACGCGCGGTGATGCTCGGCGAGGACACGATGACGGTCGTCGAAGTCGCGCGCTTCGACGGGCTGTGGAACACGCTCGTCCCCGCACTGGCGGTTCTGTTCGCACTGGCGATCCTGTTCGGATCGGTGGCCGTCTACGCGATCGGGCGCGCGGCCAGCGCCGACGTTCGGTGACGGGTTCGGTAACGACCCGGTGGCGGGACCGAACCGGGTAACCGACACGATTTACTTCCCGCGGTCGTACGAGCGGGCATGGACAGATCGGGTTTCGTCAAACTCGCGATCATCGCGTTCGGACTCGTGACCCTGAGTTTCTTCGTTCGGGGGACCAGCCGACTGGTGCTCGGCGCGGAGATCGCAGCGTTGCTCCAGGCGCCGTTCGCGGTCGTCGGCTTCGGCCTCCTCTGCTATCTCTTCGTCAGGGCGACCCTCGACGTGGTCGGCGTCTGGAACGTCGAAGATCCCGACGCGTGAGCGGAAGGAAACCGTTTTTCGACCGCCCCACGAACCCGAAGGCATGACAATCGACGTGCAGGCGATCGCCGATCTCGGGCCGGACGACCGCGCGGCCTTCTTCGAGCGCGACGCCGGTATCGAGTCGGTCAGGGGAGACGTCCGCGAAATCGTCGACCGCGTCCGCGACGAGGGCGACGTCGCCGTTCGCGAGTTCACCAGCGAGTTCGACGACGTCGAGGTCGGGAACCTCGAGATAACCGACGAGTGCGAGCGCGCGTCCGACGAGATCGACGCCGAGGTTCGGGACGCGATCGAGACGGCCGCGGGGAACGTCCGGGAGTTCCACGAGGCCCAGCTTCCCGACGACTGGCGGCGTGAGTTCGATACCGGGCGGGAGCTCGGCCGTCGGTTTCGGCCGCTCGAGCGCGTGGGCGTCTACGTTCCCGGCGGTTCGGCGGCCTATCCCTCGAGCGCGATCATGGGCATCGTCCCGGCGGTCGTCGCTGGCGTCGACCACGTCTCGGTCGTCACGCCGCCCGCCGACGAGGTGAATCCGGTAACGCTGGCGGCGATCCACGTCGCGGGCGCGGACGCGGTCTACAGCGTCGGCGGCGCGCAGGCGATCGCGGGACTGGCCTACGGGACGGAGACGGTCACTCGCGTCCAGAAGATCGTCGGCCCCGGGAACAAGTGGGTGACGGCGGCCAAGGCCGAAGTGCGGGGCGACGTCGAGATCGACTTCCTCGCGGGGCCGAGCGAAGTGGCCGTCGTCGCCGACGAGACTGCCGATCCCGAGCTCGTCGCCGCGGAGCTCGTCGCGCAGGCCGAACACGACCCGAACGCCTCGGTCGTGGCCGTCACCGACGACGAGGCGACCGCCGACGCCGTCGCAGCGGCCGTCGAGGAACAAGCCGGCGCGCGAGAGCGCGCGGCCGTCATTCGAGATGCCCTCGCCAACGACGCGAGCGGCGTCCTCCGCGCTCGATCGATGAGCGAGGCGATCCTCTTCACCGAGGCGTACGCACCCGAACACCTCTCGATCATCGCCGACGACGACGAGTCGATCCTCGACCGAATCGACAGCGCGGGCAGCGTCTTCCTCGGGCCGAACACCCCCGTCGCGGCCGGCGACTACGCCAGCGGCACGAACCACGTCCTGCCGACCGACGGCGGTGCGCGCGTGACCGGCGGGCTCTCGGTCGAGACGTTCCTCCGGTCGACGACGGTCCAGCGCCTCTCCGCCGAGGGACTCGCGGG
The Natrinema salaciae genome window above contains:
- a CDS encoding ABC transporter ATP-binding protein; its protein translation is MTEYAIEARDVAVTYADGTEAVRGVDLLVETGEFFGFLGPNGAGKTTMIKTLVTLLRPTDGSVTVNGFDAVAEPRSVRATVGYMAQETSVDPELTARENLRFACDAYGVPRGERSDRIDELLALVELTDVADKVADDFSGGMKKRLDAATALVHRPPLVFLDEPTTGLDPAARNRLWEYFRRINDEGTTVFLTTQYLEEADQLCDRLSVIQDGAVVAEGTPETLKRRVGGEILAVELADPETSDRAVAIAREEGVFADGATIEPTEVGLAVTARDARTRGTDLLVALRDAGIDVTGFDVRAPTLDDVFLAVTDDRSGGESTSADAAPIETVGNGGDSSGSDGRTGPGETGGKR
- the hisD gene encoding histidinol dehydrogenase — protein: MTIDVQAIADLGPDDRAAFFERDAGIESVRGDVREIVDRVRDEGDVAVREFTSEFDDVEVGNLEITDECERASDEIDAEVRDAIETAAGNVREFHEAQLPDDWRREFDTGRELGRRFRPLERVGVYVPGGSAAYPSSAIMGIVPAVVAGVDHVSVVTPPADEVNPVTLAAIHVAGADAVYSVGGAQAIAGLAYGTETVTRVQKIVGPGNKWVTAAKAEVRGDVEIDFLAGPSEVAVVADETADPELVAAELVAQAEHDPNASVVAVTDDEATADAVAAAVEEQAGARERAAVIRDALANDASGVLRARSMSEAILFTEAYAPEHLSIIADDDESILDRIDSAGSVFLGPNTPVAAGDYASGTNHVLPTDGGARVTGGLSVETFLRSTTVQRLSAEGLAGLGDAITTLADAEGLEAHAESVRRRLPDDAERD
- a CDS encoding ABC transporter permease; the encoded protein is MSTPSVDRHGGSFASDVWVTFVRWTIKSVRNPFVLVVSLVQPIIFLVLFTQVFGGVATSALEGVSYETYLVPAIVIQVALVAAATSGIGLVNDIENGMFEKTLVSPMNRSAVFLGKTLAEVVRIVVQVVIVLGLGVLLGAEIATGLVGAVAITGICVLFSVWFTAFSNVLAVVTRDEESTIIGANLLQLPLLFVSSAFLPLPALPEWIQTVATFNPITYGVDAARAVMLGEDTMTVVEVARFDGLWNTLVPALAVLFALAILFGSVAVYAIGRAASADVR
- a CDS encoding metal-dependent hydrolase, which translates into the protein MWPWEHAIVGYLAYSLFCHLAFRDSPGGLDAFAVVFASVLPDVIDKPLAWEFGVFDAGHALGHSVFFAVPLSIVVGTIAHAGASPRTGLAFGVGYLLHLPADILYSYVNEGVFYVEIVLWPVATVPAGSLNRGFLESFALLFGRYLGELLAGDVSTYVWFQFGLAVFAFLLWVYDGVPVLRELLLGCKRLVLAQIGSDRSTQRQ